The Actinomycetota bacterium genome segment AGGTTGAGGGAGATTTAAGAAGAGAAGTAAGCCAGAACATAAAGAGGCTTATTGATATTAATTCATACAAAGGTATCAGGCATAAAAGAAGCCTGCCTGTAAGAGGTCAGAGGACACATACCAATGCAAGGACAAGAAAAGGCAGGAAACCTTCTGTTGGTATTAAGAAAAAAAGTGTTTCAGTTAAATAATTAGGAGGATAAATTTGGCAACCAAGCAAGCTGGTAAAAAAAGAATTAAAAGAAAGGAAAGAAAAAATATTCCTTACGGGATTGCCCATATACAGTCAACTTTTAACAATACAATTGTAACTATTACTGATCTTAAAGGCAATACGATTGCATGGGGCAGTTCGGGTGGTCACGGTTTTAAAGGTTCAAGGAAAAGTACTCCTTTTGCAGCTCAGGTAACTGCATCAGCTGTTGCAAAAACAGCGCAAGAACACGGGATGGCAAAAGTAGATGTAAAGGTAAAGGGTGTGGGATCAGGCAGAGAAACTGCAGTACGTTCTCTCCAGGCTGCGGGTCTTGAAATCGGTGCAATCACCGATGTCACACCTGTTCCTCACAATGGATGCAGACTGCCAAAAAGAAGAAGGGTATGATTTTTAAAGATAATACGTTTTGATAAGGAGTTATTATAAATGGCAAGAGTAAAAGATGCTGTTTGCAGATTATGTAGAAGAGAAAAAGAAAAACTCTTTCTGAAAGGACTCAGGTGTTTTTCTGATAAATGTGCTGTTACAAAAAAGCCGTATGTTCCGGGACAGAAAGCTAAAATGAGACTTGTTGAATCTGAATACTACACACAGTTGAGAGAGAAACAAAAGACAAAGAGATATTACGGGGTGCTGGAAGCACAATTTCTAAATTATTATATAAAAGCTACAAGAAAAAAAGGGATAACAGGCGAGATTCTCCTGCAGCTGCTTGAAACCAGGCTTGACAATGTCATATATCTTATGGGATTTGCAGCCTCGAGAGCACAGGCACGTCAGCTGATTTCGCATGGGCATGTTAAAGTCAATTCCAGAAAGGTCGACATCCCTTCTTATCAGGTCAAACCTGGTGAAGTAATTACCATAGCTGAAAAAAGCAAAGAAATTCAGCCGATAGCAGAAGCCAGGGAAACTGCGGGAAGTATTTCAGTTCCTGAATGGCTTGAAGTTGACTTCAAGGCTTTGCAGGGAAAAGTAATAAGAATCCCTGAAAGAGCCGATATCAAAGCTCCGGTCAACGAGCAGATGATAGTCGAACTTTATTCTAAGTAATAATTATTTTAATATTTTTGGAGCTGATTTATTTTTTTTACTTTATAAACATAAAGTTATGATTAATTAGTCTCTCTTATTTTTTAGGAGGTTAAGATAAATTGTTAAAGATGCATAAACCAAGTGTAAGTATTAAGTCAAGCAATGATTTTGAAGGTGAGTTTGTCCTTGAGCCACTTGAAAGAGGGTACGGACATACTATGGGAAATTCAATAAGAAGAGTACTGCTTTCTTCTATTGAGGGTGTGGGCATTACGAAAATAAGGATTGAAAATGTCCAGCATGAATTCACTGTTCTGGAAGGTTTAAAAGAAGATATTATTGAATTTATTGGCAATCTGAGACAGGTAGTTTTTAAAATGGAGATTTCAGATCAGGTCATGGTAAAAATAGACAAATCCGGTCCCGGGATAGTGACTGCGGCTGATATAGTGCTGCCTTCTGAAATTGAAGTAATGAACAAAGACTGCTATCTGGGCACACTGTCTAAAAATGCAAATCTTAGAGTTGAAATATTTGTTGAAAGAGGAAAAGGCTACAGGAATGCCGAAGAAAATATTTCACAGAATGATCCTCTCGGAGTTATCCCGATAGACACAGTTTTTTCACCGATTAAAAGGATGATGTTTAAAGTTGAAGACACCAGAGTGGGGCAGATGACTGACTTTGACAAGCTTACAATGGTAATAAAGACAAATGGAAGCATAAAACCGGATGAAGCTTTAAGCCAGGCAGCCAAGATAATCAATGACCACATGGCTCTTATGATAGATCTTTCCGAAAAAGTAAAAAGTGAAGATACTATTTTTGAGGAAATAAAGCAGAAGACAAAGAAAACACAGTATCCTTCCATTGAAGATCTTGAACTGTCTGTAAGATCACATAATTGTCTTAAGAGAGCAGGCATAGATTCTGTTGAAAAGCTTATTCAGTGTTCTGAAGACGAGCTGCTTGAAATAAGGAATTTTGGCCAGAAATCTATACAGGAAGTAAAAAATAAGATAAAAGAATTAGGACTTTCATTTAAGAAAAAGTAGAATTGGGAGATTTTAGATATGGTTCAGCCAAAAAAAGGAAGAAGATTAGGTGGAAGCGGGACACACCAGAAAGCCATAATAAAAAACCTGGCTATTTCTCTTATAGAAAATGGTAAAATTGAAACAACAACAGCCAAAGCAAAATTTTTAAGAATGTTTGTTGATAAAATAATTACTATTTCAAAAAAAGGGGATTTGGCTTCAAGAAGGCGATGTATGCAACTGCTTGGAAATTATAAAACGGTACAGAAGCTTTTCAATGAAGTAGCGCCGGCGACATATGCGCGTTCCAGCGGTTTTACAAGAATTGTCAAGGTTAAAAACCGTATTGGCGACGGGGCTGAGATTGCCCAGATAGAGCTTTTAAAATAAATTTTGCTGGTTTCTCAATTAAATAATGGAGCTTTATAATTACAAAGCTGTTATTGAATATGACGGGACTGATTTTTTTGGTTTTCAGAGTCAGCCCGGAGAAATAAGAACCGTTCAGGGAGAATTGCTCGGTGTCTTAAACAGGATTTTCAGTAATGAAAAAATAAGTATTTCTTATTCCGGGAGGACAGATGCCGGCGTTCATGCAACAGGACAGGTAATTAATTTCAAAAGCCGTAAACTATTTGGGCTCTCCAGACTTAAGTGGTCGCTTAATTCACTTCTTCCGAATGATATTTCTGTAAGAAGTATGGATTTTGCAGAACCTGATTTTGATTCAAGACGGAGTTCTATATGGAGAGAATATAATTATTACATAGTAAATGATTATTATCAGAGCGTTTTTTTGAAAAAATACAGTCTGCTGCTGTGCAGGGAACTTGATATGGGTTTGATGCAGAAGGCATCCGGATATTTTCTGGGAAGACATGATTTTAGTGCTTTTTGCAGTCCGAATGATTCGAATAAAAGCAGGATCAGAGAAATCATGGAACTGGAAATTATTAAAACCGATGATCTTCATCAGAAAAATATGATAATTTTCAGAATAAGGGCAAATGCTTTTTTATATAATATGGCAAGAATAATTGTTGGCATAATAACGGAAATTGGAAGCGGGTCAAGAGATATATCTGATATTGAACTTGGATTTTTAAATAAGGGTGTTAACTATTCCGGCAGCATGGCAGATGCAAAAGGATTATTTTTGTCAAACGTCGGATATAAGGTTTTTTAACTTGATTGGAGGATAAATGGTAACCGTAGGCACAAAAACATTTAGTGCAAAAGAAAAGGATATTGAAAAAAAATGGTATGTAATTGATGCTGGCGGTAAAACGCTTGGCAGGCTTTCCACAGAGATTGCAAAAATCTTAAGGGGAAAGAATAAGCCTGTTTTTACCCCTCATGTAGATTGTGGAGATTTTGTAATAGTAATCAATGCTGATAAAATAGAGGTGACCGGAAAGAAAATGGAGCAGAAGATGTATTACAGACATTCCGGCTATATTGGTAATTTAAAAGTAACGAATCTTGAAAAATTAATGAAAAGCTCGCCTGATTTTATAATCAGGAAGGCTGTAAAAGGTATGTTGCCTCATAACACATTGGGCAAAAGGCTTTTAAGGAAGCTTAAAGTTTATTCGGGCAGTGTTCATCCTCACAAAGCCCAGAAACCGGAAGTGCTTGAAATTTAAAAACTTAAAAGAGCAAAATCAATATTTTGACTTTAAATGTTTAAAAGGAGATAAAGTTGGCGCAAGAATTAAGCTATTACGCAACTGGCAAAAGAAAAGAATCAATAGCCAAAGTGTGGCTCAGGCCAGGGGATGGCAAAATTACAGTTAATGAAAAAGATTATAAGGAATATTTTCCCAGAGATACTCTGGTGACTATGATTAATGAGCCTCTTAATGTTACGGGAACATCGAGTTCATATGACGTAGTTGCAACCATAGTGGGTGGAGGAGTTTCAGGTCAGGCAGGAGCTTTGAGACATGGCATTTCGAAAGCTTTGCTTGAAGTTAATCCTGATTACAGGACTATGTTAAAAAGCGAAGGTTTTCTGACAAGAGATCCGAGAATAAAAGAAAGAAAGAAATACGGTCTCAAGAAGGCAAGAAAAAGATCTCAGTTCTCAAAGAGATAATTTTTGGTTTTTCTTTTTGATGAGTTTCCCCTGTATAAAAATAAATTTAAGAAAAATTTCAAATAATGCCAGGTTAATAAACGACCGGTGTGCTTTAAAAGGCATATCGGTCGTTGCTGTTACCAAAAGCATACTTGCCGATATTGAAATAGTAAAAATACTGAAGAAATCAGGAATAAATATTTTCGGTGACAGCAGGCTGGAAAACCTTGTAAAACTAAGAAAATATTTTGGTTACGGGCAGGAGCTTGTTTTGCTCAGAACCCCTATGATATCGGAATGTGAAAAAATGCTGGATGTCTGCAATACTTCAATGCAGACAGAATTATCAACTATAAAAACAATATCTGATATATGTGAAAGAAAAAATAAAAAACACAATATAATACTTATGGTAGAGATGGATGATAAAAGAGAAGGAATATCTGCAAGGCGGACAATTCCTTTTTTTGATGAAATATTTAAAAAATATCCCCGGATAAAAATAAAAGGACTTGCCACAAATGCAAGGTGTATTTCAAAAAGACGGCCAAGGATTAACAGTATTGAAAACCTTATAGAAATCAAGAAACGGATTTCATCAAGGTATGGCTATGCAATACCTGTAGTATCCGGTGGAAACAGCAGCATATGGAAATATATTGAAGACAACTCCATTCCTGAGGGTATAAATGAGGTAAGAATAGGAGAAGCAATATTTATCGGAAACGAAACTTCAGGTTATGAAAAAATAAACGGTACCTTTAGTGATTCTTTTATTCTTGAGGCAGAGGTAATTGAAAGAAAAATAAAAAAAGGTTTCGTGTATAAATTTATAATTGCGCTCGGGATACAGGATGTGCCTTGCAAACATTTGATAATACAGAATCCCTGTTATGATATAATTGCTCAAAGCAGCGATCATACGGTCATAGGCTTAAAAAAAACCTATCTTGACGGGCTGGTTAAAAATAAAATGGATGGATTAATTCTGCCTGAACCTGAGGTAGGCGACAGGATAATTTTTGGCTTGGATTATTTCGGGCTGATGTTTTCAATGACATCACCTTTTATAAAAAAGATTTATATAAAATAAATATTGATAGGCGGATTGATGGAAGCAGATCCAAGAAAACTTTTTGGAACAGATGGAATAAGAGGTATTGCAAATAAAGATCTTACTCCTGAATTAGTATTAAAAACAGGCAAAGCGATTGCCGGGTTTATAAGCGGCGGCAAAGAGCGTGCAAGAATATTGATAGGTAAGGATACCAGGCCGTCAGGCGATTTGATAGAGACGGGTCTGAGTGCCGGAATAATGTCGGAAGGCAGCGATGTATTAAGCGCAGGCATACTAAGTACTCCGGGAACAGCCATGCTTTCAAAATTAATTGACGCAGACGGAGCCATAGTGATTTCAGCTTCACACAATCCTCTTGAAGATAATGGAATAAAAATCTTCAAAAAGGGAGGGGTAAAGCTTACTGACAAGGAAGAAAAAAAACTGGAGGATATTATCTTAAATGATGACCGGAAAGACTTTACAGGAAGGACCGGTCTTGATATAGGCAGACAGAAAATTATCCCGGATGCTCTGGATATGTATATTAATTATATAACCCGGGGTTTCAGATTCAATCTTGCAGGTTTAAAAATAGCTGTGGACTGTGCCAATGGAGCAACATCCGTAGCGGTTCCAAAGGTGTTGTCAATGTTCGGCGCTGAAGTTATCAGCTTTAATACCGACATCAAAAGCGGGCTCATTAATAAGGATTGCGGATCTACGCATCCTGAAGTGCTCCGGAGACTGGTAAAGGAAAGCAAAGCAGACATAGGGTTTTCTTATGATGGTGACGGAGACAGAGTCATAGGCTGTGACAGATTCTCAAGGATTCTTGACGGCGATGTTTTTCTTGCTTTCAGCGCAATATTAATGAAAGAAAATGATACTTTAAAGAATAATGGTGTAGTGACTACCATAATGGCAAATTATGGCCTGGAAAAAGCAATGCGGGAAAAAAATATAAGCGTTTATAAAACAAAAGTAGGCGACAGATATGTGCTGGAAAAAATGATTGAAAAAGATATCATTATAGGCGCCGAACAGTCAGGGCATATAATTTTTAGTAATTACAGCTACATAGGAGACGGATTGCTTTCCACCCTTATTTTTCTGGATTTACTTTATGAAAGCCGGAAAGACCCGGATACGGTCTACGAAATAATAGAGCATTATCCACAGGTTTTGAAAAATATAAAGGTAAAAGACAAGAACCTTATTATGCAAAGTCCTGAATTGAAGGAAAAAATAACAGAGGCAGAAAATTATTTGAAAGGTGAAGGAAAAATAGTTGTAAGGCCTTCCGGGACGGAATCTCTTGTAAGGGTAATGGTTGAGGCAGAAACCATGGATGTGGTTGAGAAGATACAGGAAGATATTTGTAATATTATTCATACAATAAAATAGAAAGCTGAAATATTATTTTTAAGAGTGCAAAGAGAGCTTATGTGCGGAATAATGAATTGAATATTTTTAATATCGGAACCGATCTGATAGAGGTTAAAAGAATTAAAAGAATCGTGGAAAAATATCCGGCTTTCCTGAAAAAGATATATACTGAAACCGAGATAAATTACTGTATAAGGAAAAACAGGGTTTTATATGAATGCTTTGCCTCAAGATTTGCAGCCAAGGAAGCAGTGGCAAAAAGTCTTGGTCAGGGAATCGGCAAAAATATTTTTTTTAAGGAAATAAATATTGGAAATGATAAAGATGGCAAACCTGTTGTATCGCTTAGCGGGAGAACCTTATCATATGCAAAAATTCATAAAATAAAAGATATTATACTTACAATATCTTCTACCAGATCATACTGTGTCGCATTTGCCACTGCATTATCTGAATGACAATTTAAAGACCCCTGATTATTTTTATGATAAAATATCTTAATATGTCTTTATGCTGCATTTTTTAAATTGAAAGGTCTCCGGCCTGATTTTTGAAGTAAAAATTTTTATTATTGAAGCAGGGAAAGAATTCTGAAAACCAATGGATTTTAATGACAATGATAATCTTAAAAAAATACTGAAAGGCAGCGATACCGCAGAAATTGACCGTGAATGCATGGAATCAGGCATTGATTCCGGGTGGCTTATGAATAATGCGGGTACATGTGTTTCAGATTTTATTCTGGACTGCTATCGGAAAAAGGAATTTGTTTTTGGTTCCGGGCAGAATGCTGTCGGAAAAACCGGCCGGGTGAAAACCTGCAAAAGTAAATCGGTATTAAAACTAAAGGGCTGCATACTGTGTGGAACCGGGAATAATGGCGGAGACGGCTTTGTCTGCGCATTAAATCTTTTAAAAAAAGGAATGGATTTAACCTTATTCTGTTCCGGTTTCCAGGAAAAACTGAAAGGTGACAGTCTTTTTTATTACAGAAAACTATTGGAAATCAAAGAAAAGCCTGACCCGCGGACTGATAAAATCCCCGGCAGCATAAAAATTTTTTTTCCGGAAAACGGAAATGAAAAAGACTATTTGGCAAAACTGGAAAATTGTCTTCTGGAATCTGATTTTGCCGTGGATGCATTATTCGGAACAGGGCTTCACAATGACATCAGAGGCAGAGGCCCGGAGATAATTGATCTGGTGAACAGAATCAGAAAATCAAAAAAAGAGCTGATTGTTTTTGCAGTAGA includes the following:
- the rpsM gene encoding 30S ribosomal protein S13; translated protein: MARIAGIDVPKNKHIVISLTYIFGIGRSTAQRILSELGIEPERKTSDLTEEEVIKIREYIDTNIKVEGDLRREVSQNIKRLIDINSYKGIRHKRSLPVRGQRTHTNARTRKGRKPSVGIKKKSVSVK
- the rpsK gene encoding 30S ribosomal protein S11; amino-acid sequence: MNLATKQAGKKRIKRKERKNIPYGIAHIQSTFNNTIVTITDLKGNTIAWGSSGGHGFKGSRKSTPFAAQVTASAVAKTAQEHGMAKVDVKVKGVGSGRETAVRSLQAAGLEIGAITDVTPVPHNGCRLPKRRRV
- the rpsD gene encoding 30S ribosomal protein S4, translated to MARVKDAVCRLCRREKEKLFLKGLRCFSDKCAVTKKPYVPGQKAKMRLVESEYYTQLREKQKTKRYYGVLEAQFLNYYIKATRKKGITGEILLQLLETRLDNVIYLMGFAASRAQARQLISHGHVKVNSRKVDIPSYQVKPGEVITIAEKSKEIQPIAEARETAGSISVPEWLEVDFKALQGKVIRIPERADIKAPVNEQMIVELYSK
- a CDS encoding DNA-directed RNA polymerase subunit alpha, producing the protein MLKMHKPSVSIKSSNDFEGEFVLEPLERGYGHTMGNSIRRVLLSSIEGVGITKIRIENVQHEFTVLEGLKEDIIEFIGNLRQVVFKMEISDQVMVKIDKSGPGIVTAADIVLPSEIEVMNKDCYLGTLSKNANLRVEIFVERGKGYRNAEENISQNDPLGVIPIDTVFSPIKRMMFKVEDTRVGQMTDFDKLTMVIKTNGSIKPDEALSQAAKIINDHMALMIDLSEKVKSEDTIFEEIKQKTKKTQYPSIEDLELSVRSHNCLKRAGIDSVEKLIQCSEDELLEIRNFGQKSIQEVKNKIKELGLSFKKK
- the rplQ gene encoding 50S ribosomal protein L17; its protein translation is MVQPKKGRRLGGSGTHQKAIIKNLAISLIENGKIETTTAKAKFLRMFVDKIITISKKGDLASRRRCMQLLGNYKTVQKLFNEVAPATYARSSGFTRIVKVKNRIGDGAEIAQIELLK
- the truA gene encoding tRNA pseudouridine(38-40) synthase TruA, producing MELYNYKAVIEYDGTDFFGFQSQPGEIRTVQGELLGVLNRIFSNEKISISYSGRTDAGVHATGQVINFKSRKLFGLSRLKWSLNSLLPNDISVRSMDFAEPDFDSRRSSIWREYNYYIVNDYYQSVFLKKYSLLLCRELDMGLMQKASGYFLGRHDFSAFCSPNDSNKSRIREIMELEIIKTDDLHQKNMIIFRIRANAFLYNMARIIVGIITEIGSGSRDISDIELGFLNKGVNYSGSMADAKGLFLSNVGYKVF
- the rplM gene encoding 50S ribosomal protein L13; the protein is MVTVGTKTFSAKEKDIEKKWYVIDAGGKTLGRLSTEIAKILRGKNKPVFTPHVDCGDFVIVINADKIEVTGKKMEQKMYYRHSGYIGNLKVTNLEKLMKSSPDFIIRKAVKGMLPHNTLGKRLLRKLKVYSGSVHPHKAQKPEVLEI
- the rpsI gene encoding 30S ribosomal protein S9 — its product is MKLAQELSYYATGKRKESIAKVWLRPGDGKITVNEKDYKEYFPRDTLVTMINEPLNVTGTSSSYDVVATIVGGGVSGQAGALRHGISKALLEVNPDYRTMLKSEGFLTRDPRIKERKKYGLKKARKRSQFSKR
- the glmM gene encoding phosphoglucosamine mutase; translated protein: MEADPRKLFGTDGIRGIANKDLTPELVLKTGKAIAGFISGGKERARILIGKDTRPSGDLIETGLSAGIMSEGSDVLSAGILSTPGTAMLSKLIDADGAIVISASHNPLEDNGIKIFKKGGVKLTDKEEKKLEDIILNDDRKDFTGRTGLDIGRQKIIPDALDMYINYITRGFRFNLAGLKIAVDCANGATSVAVPKVLSMFGAEVISFNTDIKSGLINKDCGSTHPEVLRRLVKESKADIGFSYDGDGDRVIGCDRFSRILDGDVFLAFSAILMKENDTLKNNGVVTTIMANYGLEKAMREKNISVYKTKVGDRYVLEKMIEKDIIIGAEQSGHIIFSNYSYIGDGLLSTLIFLDLLYESRKDPDTVYEIIEHYPQVLKNIKVKDKNLIMQSPELKEKITEAENYLKGEGKIVVRPSGTESLVRVMVEAETMDVVEKIQEDICNIIHTIK
- the acpS gene encoding holo-ACP synthase, which codes for MNIFNIGTDLIEVKRIKRIVEKYPAFLKKIYTETEINYCIRKNRVLYECFASRFAAKEAVAKSLGQGIGKNIFFKEINIGNDKDGKPVVSLSGRTLSYAKIHKIKDIILTISSTRSYCVAFATALSE